From Panicum hallii strain FIL2 chromosome 2, PHallii_v3.1, whole genome shotgun sequence, a single genomic window includes:
- the LOC112881671 gene encoding transcription factor MYB20-like yields MGRQPCCDKVGLKKGPWTAEEDQKLVSFLLTNGQCCWRAVPKLAGLLRCGKSCRLRWTNYLRPDLKRGQLSEEEEKTVIDLHSELGNRWSKIASHLPGRTDNEIKNHWNTHIKKKLRKMGIDPATHRPLQPAPDSRTSGSPEEEKAIAEVTPPGFGHEAFCVDEVSMAHLLDDIVIPGDVLDALPAADGGGVSTAYSPGSSSSSSSSSYTDDASAPASSGGSSIVDGEWPEWPQMVEWPESTWLDDVVTGPTPWEFEDPFLTYQRIALFDHHETWNNSRAELF; encoded by the exons ATGGGGAGGCAACCATGCTGCGACAAGGTGGGTTTGAAGAAGGGGCCTTGGACGGCGGAGGAGGACCAGAAGCTCGTCAGCTTCCTCCTCACCAACGGCCAGTGCTGCTGGCGCGCCGTGCCCAAGCTTGCCG GATTGCTGCGTTGCGGGAAGAGCTGCCGGCTGCGGTGGACCAACTACCTGCGGCCGGACCTGAAGCGCGGGCAGCtgtcggaggaggaggagaaaacGGTGATCGACCTGCACTCGGAGCTGGGCAACCGGTGGTCCAAGATCGCGTCGCACCTGCCGGGAAGGACGGACAACGAGATCAAGAACCACTGGAACACCCACATCAAGAAGAAGCTCAGGAAGATGGGCATCGACCCCGCCACCCACAGGCCCCTCCAGCCCGCTCCGGACAGCCGCACCAGCGGCTcgccggaggaggagaaggccatCGCGGAAGTCACGCCGCCAGGTTTTGGCCACGAGGCGTTCTGCGTCGACGAGGTGTCCATGGCGCACCTCCTGGACGACATCGTCATTCCAGGCGACGTCCTCGACGCGCTGCCCgcggccgacggcggcggcgtcagCACGGCTTACTCGCCTggatcttcctcctcctcctcctcctcgtcctacACCGACGACGCCTCGGCGCCAGCATCGAGCGGTGGCAGCAGCATCGTCGACGGCGAGTGGCCGGAGTGGCCGCAGATGGTGGAGTGGCCAGAGTCCACGTGGCTTGACGACGTGGTCACGGGCCCGACGCCGTGGGAGTTCGAGGACCCCTTCCTCACGTACCAGAGGATTGCTCTGTTCGATCACCACGAGACATGGAACAACAGCAGGGCCGAGCTCTTCTGA
- the LOC112881585 gene encoding protein TIFY 6b-like codes for MERDFLAAIGKERQHPQQEKPGREESAYFGGVAGAPAMDWSCAGKPGAAPSLMSFRSAAREEPAFPQFSAFDGAKNPAPRILTHQRSFGADSLQSGAVHRAQPPQHGLNAARVIPVSSPFNQNNPMFSVQSSPNLPNGVAGVGPFKHPPFAMNNALTNSTVGVYGTRDAVKPKTSQLTIFYAGSVNVFDNVSAEKVQELMFLASRGSTPSSAPVARKPEASIFTPTKVTVPEVSPAKQMLFQKPPHVSSPPSAITKPIPRVLQAATLLRSASSCNHDPPVPKSSVPLAVPPLSQAPATQPATLATTTAAAIMPRAVPQARKASLARFLEKRKERVTTAAPYPSAKSPLESCDTFGSVSANDKSSCTDIALSSNRDESLCLGQPRNISFSQESPSTKLQI; via the exons ATGGAGAGGGACTTCCTGGCCGCGATCGGCAAGGAGCGGCAGCATCCGCAGCAGGAGAAGCCCGGCAGGGAGGAATCAG CTTACTTCGGAGGAGTAGCAGGAGCTCCGGCGATGGACTGGTCTTGCGCAGGCAAGCCCGGCGCCGCGCCGTCGTTGATGTCGTTCcggtcggcggcgagggaggagcCCGCGTTCCCCCAGTTCTCCGCCTTCGACGGCGCCAAGAACCCGGCTCCACGTATCCTCACGCACCAG AGATCGTTCGGCGCCGACAGCCTGCAGTCCGGCGCCGTGCACCGCGCGCAGCCGCCGCAGCATGGGCTGAACGCGGCTAGAGTTATTCCGGTCTCATCGCCGTTCAACCAGAACAACCCTATGTTCAGCGTCCAGAGCTCACCTAACCTTCCCAATGGAGTCGCCGGAGTTGGTCCGTTCAAGCACCCTCCTTTCGCCATGAACAACGCCTTGACCAATTCTACCGTTGGTGTGTATGGAACAAG GGATGCCGTGAAGCCAAAGACGTCACAGTTGACTATCTTTTATGCTGGTTCTGTCAATGTATTCGATAACGTCTCAGCTGAGAAG gttcaggagctcatgtTCTTAGCTAGCAGAGGATCTACTCCAAGCTCAGCCCCTGTGGCCCGTAAACCGGAGGCTTCTATTTTCACTCCAACAAAAGTCACAGTACCTGAGGTTTCTCCTGCAAAGCAGATGCTATTTCAAAAACCACCGCATGTTTCGTCACCTCCATCAGCCATCACCAAACCAATCCCCCGTGTCTTGCAAGCTGCAACTCTCCTCAGGAGCGCCTCTAGCTGTAACCATGATCCCCCGGTGCCAAAATCTTCCGTCCCATTAGCTGTTCCTCCCCTAAGTCAGGCTCCTGCAACTCAGCCAGCAACACTGGCCACTACAACCGCAGCAGCTATAATGCCTAGAG cggtccctcaagctcgaaaGGCGTCCCTGGCTCGATTCttggagaaaagaaaggaaag GGTGACTACTGCTGCTCCATACCCATCAGCCAAGAGCCCGTTGGAGAGCTGCGACACATTCGGGAGCGTGAGTGCCAACGACAAGTCATCTTGCACGGACATTGCTCTCTCAAGCAACCGCGACGAGTCGCTATGTTTAGGCCAGCCCAGGAACATCAGCTTCAGCCAAGAGTCTCCCAGTACAAAACTACAGATCTGA